The following coding sequences lie in one Arachis stenosperma cultivar V10309 chromosome 5, arast.V10309.gnm1.PFL2, whole genome shotgun sequence genomic window:
- the LOC130982780 gene encoding probable WRKY transcription factor 27 isoform X2 yields MVSKTPPSTLGASTSGFDDRFHHHQQHQQKQHNLLQVQVPQTSTTTSLTLLPSSESQSQSQTQTPRSRKRKSQQKKMVCHVTADNLSSDLWAWRKYGQKPIKGSPYPRNYYRCSSCKGCVARKQVERSLSDPTMFVVTYTGEHKHAKPAHRNSLAGSTRKPSTPRLAETQENNDTKNPNNNNKNNSHDEKAQNSSTTTKEQNAEPPEIEQEMDDSSCEDSDDDGVLIPNSTAAMSDAVFLGSSSAAETWHCDGGFENRSDPDGPSNRI; encoded by the exons ATGGTTTCCAAGA CACCGCCATCCACCCTTGGAGCCTCCACTTCTGGTTTTGATGATAGattccaccaccaccaacaacatcaacaaaaGCAGCATAATCTACTACAGGTTCAAGTTCCCCAAACTAGTACAACTACTTCTCTGACTTTATTACCAAGCTCAGAATCACAATCACAATCACAAACGCAAACACCCAGATCAAGAAAAAG AAAAAGCCAACAGAAAAAAATGGTATGCCATGTAACCGCAGATAACCTCTCATCAGATTTGTGGGCATGGCGTAAATATGGCCAAAAACCCATCAAGGGTTCCCCATATCCAAG AAACTATTACAGATGCAGCAGCTGCAAGGGTTGTGTAGCAAGAAAGCAAGTAGAGCGAAGCTTATCAGACCCCACCATGTTTGTTGTAACTTACACCGGAGAACACAAGCACGCTAAACCGGCTCACCGGAACTCACTCGCCGGAAGTACCCGGAAACCATCCACGCCTCGGTTAGCTGAGACCCAAGAAAATAATGATACTAAGAatcctaataataataacaaaaataatagtCATGATGAGAAGGCTCAGAATAGCAGCACCACAACGAAAGAGCAGAACGCTGAACCGCCGGAAATTGAACAAGAAATGGATGATTCTTCATGTGAAGACAGTGATGATGATGGTGTCTTGATTCCCAACAGCACTGCTGCAATGTCGGATGCAGTGTTCTTGGGAAGCAGCTCCGCCGCTGAAACATGGCACTGCGACGGTGGATTTGAGAATAGGTCCGATCCGGACGGTCCAAGTAATCGGATCTAA
- the LOC130982780 gene encoding probable WRKY transcription factor 27 isoform X1 has protein sequence MSNEEDWDLFAIVRSCKAANNTAQTPQDTTRTSSNSIMSTSTTCLATTTITAEQNDGPFSSNNFVQPRTNGFQELEQLLNTFNPTITTTTTTTSAHGINSNNPLTFPHFTAPPSTLGASTSGFDDRFHHHQQHQQKQHNLLQVQVPQTSTTTSLTLLPSSESQSQSQTQTPRSRKRKSQQKKMVCHVTADNLSSDLWAWRKYGQKPIKGSPYPRNYYRCSSCKGCVARKQVERSLSDPTMFVVTYTGEHKHAKPAHRNSLAGSTRKPSTPRLAETQENNDTKNPNNNNKNNSHDEKAQNSSTTTKEQNAEPPEIEQEMDDSSCEDSDDDGVLIPNSTAAMSDAVFLGSSSAAETWHCDGGFENRSDPDGPSNRI, from the exons ATGAGTAATGAGGAGGATTGGGATCTCTTTGCCATAGTTAGAAGCTGCAAAGCTGCAAACAACACTGCACAAACTCCACAAGACACAACAAGAACTAGTAGTAATAGCATCATGTCTACTTCTACAACTTGCTTGGCCACTACTACTATCACTGCAGAACAAAATGATGGTccattttcttctaacaatttTGTGCAACCCAGGACCAATGGTTTCCAAGAGTTAGAACAATTGCTCAATACCTTTAACCccaccatcaccaccaccaccactaccaCTAGTGCCCATGGCATCAATTCTAATAATCCTCTCACTTTTCCTCATTTCACAGCACCGCCATCCACCCTTGGAGCCTCCACTTCTGGTTTTGATGATAGattccaccaccaccaacaacatcaacaaaaGCAGCATAATCTACTACAGGTTCAAGTTCCCCAAACTAGTACAACTACTTCTCTGACTTTATTACCAAGCTCAGAATCACAATCACAATCACAAACGCAAACACCCAGATCAAGAAAAAG AAAAAGCCAACAGAAAAAAATGGTATGCCATGTAACCGCAGATAACCTCTCATCAGATTTGTGGGCATGGCGTAAATATGGCCAAAAACCCATCAAGGGTTCCCCATATCCAAG AAACTATTACAGATGCAGCAGCTGCAAGGGTTGTGTAGCAAGAAAGCAAGTAGAGCGAAGCTTATCAGACCCCACCATGTTTGTTGTAACTTACACCGGAGAACACAAGCACGCTAAACCGGCTCACCGGAACTCACTCGCCGGAAGTACCCGGAAACCATCCACGCCTCGGTTAGCTGAGACCCAAGAAAATAATGATACTAAGAatcctaataataataacaaaaataatagtCATGATGAGAAGGCTCAGAATAGCAGCACCACAACGAAAGAGCAGAACGCTGAACCGCCGGAAATTGAACAAGAAATGGATGATTCTTCATGTGAAGACAGTGATGATGATGGTGTCTTGATTCCCAACAGCACTGCTGCAATGTCGGATGCAGTGTTCTTGGGAAGCAGCTCCGCCGCTGAAACATGGCACTGCGACGGTGGATTTGAGAATAGGTCCGATCCGGACGGTCCAAGTAATCGGATCTAA
- the LOC130979054 gene encoding probable NADH dehydrogenase [ubiquinone] 1 alpha subcomplex subunit 5, mitochondrial, which produces MFLRAVARPLMAKVKQTTGIVGLDVVPNAREVLIGLYRKTLKEIKAVPEDEGYRKAVESFTRHRLKVCEEEEDWENIEKRLGCGQVEELIEEAQDELKLIDKMIEWDPWGVPDDHEIEVIENDAPVPRHVPLHRPPPLPQEFHDTLEALQSKSGKDNPAISSSESPSKA; this is translated from the exons ATGTTTCTGAGGGCGGTGGCTCGGCCGTTAATGGCGAAGGTGAAGCAGACAACGGGGATCGTTGGATTGGACGTGGTGCCGAACGCGAGGGAGGTTCTGATAGGGCTATACAGGAAGACACTGAAGGAGATCAAGGCGGTGCCGGAGGACGAAGGGTATCGTAAGGCGGTGGAGAGTTTCACGAGGCACCGGCTCAAGGTCTGCGAGGAAGAAGAGGATTGGGAGAATATCGAGAAGCGACTCGGTTGTGGCCAGGTCGAGGAGCTCATCGAGGAAGCTCAGGATGAACTCAAGCTCATCGATAAAATGATCG AGTGGGATCCTTGGGGTGTCCCAGATGATCATGAAATTGAGGTGATCGAGAATGATGCACCAGTTCCCAGGCACGTTCCCCTCCACCgacctcctcctcttcctcaaGAGTTCCACGACACGCTAGAAGCACTTCAATCCAAATCAGGAAAGGATAATCCTGCTATCAGCTCTAGTGAATCACCCTCAAAGGCTTGA